A DNA window from Drosophila sechellia strain sech25 chromosome X, ASM438219v1, whole genome shotgun sequence contains the following coding sequences:
- the LOC6620458 gene encoding aladin — translation MAALSNLKQCPPFSTLPDLALRHNHIPELERYPQINLNSELLANPAGQRYYAGQSFVFVNEGVLKRIARSFFNGGFWKTLEEARSPKTREQAPLIAQAGDLIAQFLGLATGLRILPHTQQLSAERIAQFVETRDWLNSDVRYLAWNQHFFCLAVAGVDDVVRIYTKSSSAATATVLKSPSQTQITCMAWRPLCASEIVIGCRQGLCFWEVDNTLHLGRTNAPSQIFKYPNNLPLTSMQWNKDGTHLATASIGDRSIIIWQPDTGMMHPLKRLGPPGSLLKWSPDNDWLFAATVDRVFRVWNCHQQWTTERWVCGPGGYVQTACWSPCGRFLLFVSSAEPILYRLQFVQQSLLSSSADEKEILPIADLNACSIDANRTLVGGPAQQLAWDPHGNYLVVTFKATNCIAVFRTFIQKFDLQISAAYYLNGETAAEHPNFICFQPLYEDNDRSVLTIAWSSGRIQYYAFD, via the exons ATGGCGGCCCTGAGCAACCTGAAACAGTGTCCGCCGTTCTCCACGCTGCCGGATCTGGCGCTGCGGCACAATCACATCCCAGAGCTGGAACGCTATCCTCAAATAAACCTGAACAGCGAACTTCTGGCTAATCCGGCTGGTCAGCGATACTACGCCGGACAGAGCTTCGTGTTTGTGAATGAGGGTGTCCTAAAGCGCATAGCTCGCAGCTTCTTTAATGGCGGATTCTGGAAGACGCTGGAGGAGGCACGCAGCCCAAAGACTAGGGAGCAGGCGCCGCTTATTGCCCAAGCGGGTGATTTAATCGCACAATTTCTGGGCCTGGCCACCGGCCTGAGGATCCTCCCGCACACCCAGCAGCTTAGTGCAGAACGTATTGCTCAGTTCGTGGAGACCAG GGATTGGCTCAACAGCGATGTGCGCTATCTTGCCTGGAATCAGCACTTCTTTTGCTTAGCCGTAGCCGGTGTAGACGATGTGGTGCGCATCTACACAAAGAGTTCCAGCGCGGCCACTGCCACTGTTTTAAAGAGTCCTTCCCAAACGCAGATCACCTGCATGGCGTGGCGTCCACTCTGCGCTTCCGAGATCGTGATAGGTTGTCGGCAGGGTCTTTGTTTCTGGGAAGTGGACAACACTTTGCACTTGGGACGCACAAATGCACCCAGCCAGATTTTTAAATA CCCCAACAATCTGCCATTAACCTCGATGCAGTGGAACAAGGATGGCACCCACTTGGCCACCGCGTCCATAGGAGATCGTTCCATCATTATCTGGCAGCCGGACACCGGAATGATGCACCCACTAAAGCGTCTGGGTCCGCCGGGCTCACTGCTGAAGTGGTCGCCGGATAACGACTGGCTGTTCGCAGCCACCGTGGATCGGGTGTTCCGCGTGTGGAACTGCCACCAGCAATGGACCACCGAGCGATGGGTGTGCGGTCCCGGAGGCTATGTCCAAACAGCCTGTTGGTCGCCCTGCGGTCGCTTCCTGCTCTTCGTCAGCAGTGCCGAACCGATTCTCTACCGCCTGCAGTTCGTTCAACAGAGTCTGCTATCCT CTTCGGCGGATGAGAAGGAAATCCTGCCCATTGCAGATCTAAATGCTTGCAGCATTGATGCAAATCGCACGCTTGTAGGTGGTCCCGCCCAGCAGCTTGCTTGGGATCCGCATGGCAACTACCTGGTGGTCACATTCAAGGCGACCAACTGCATCGCCGTCTTCCGCACCTTCATACAGAAATTCGATCTGCAGATCTCGGCGGCTTACTATCTGAACGGCGAGACGGCGGCGGAGCACCCGAACTTCATCTGCTTCCAGCCACTCTACGAGGATAACGATCGCTCCGTGCTGACGATCGCCTGGTCGTCGGGCCGCATCCAGTACTATGCCTTCGACTGA